A stretch of Stenotrophomonas indicatrix DNA encodes these proteins:
- the accC gene encoding acetyl-CoA carboxylase biotin carboxylase subunit, with amino-acid sequence MLDKVVIANRGEIALRILRACNTLGIRTVAVHSTVDRNLKHVAMADESVCIGPAASAESYLNIPALIAAAEVTDAQAIHPGYGFLSENANFAERVEESGFIFIGPKADTIRLMGDKVEAIRAMKSAGVPCVPGSGGPLGDDIVANTKIAREIGYPVIIKAAGGGGGRGMRVVHAEASLKTSIETTKSEAKAAFGNGEVYMEKFLENPRHVEIQVLADGQGNAIHLGERDCSMQRRHQKVVEEAPAPGITAEQREQIGKVCVEACIRIGYRGAGTFEFLYEDGRFYFIEMNTRIQVEHPVTEMVTGIDLVAEQLKIAAGQKLSIKQSDVVLTGHAIECRINAEDAETFVPSPGTITGFHAPGGPGVRVDTHIYSGYRVPSNYDSMIGKLIVHGPDRETAIARMRVALSEMVVDGIKTNIALQQRIMRDKGFQAGGQNIHYLEKRLAERKSKPIALT; translated from the coding sequence ATGCTCGACAAAGTCGTCATCGCCAACCGAGGGGAAATCGCGCTGCGCATCCTGCGCGCGTGCAACACCCTGGGCATCCGCACGGTGGCCGTGCACTCCACGGTCGACCGCAATCTCAAGCACGTGGCCATGGCCGATGAATCGGTCTGCATCGGCCCGGCGGCATCGGCGGAAAGCTACCTCAACATCCCGGCGTTGATCGCCGCGGCCGAGGTCACCGACGCCCAAGCCATCCACCCCGGTTATGGCTTCCTGTCCGAGAACGCCAACTTCGCCGAGCGCGTGGAAGAGTCCGGCTTCATCTTCATCGGCCCGAAGGCAGACACCATCCGCCTGATGGGCGACAAGGTCGAAGCGATCCGTGCCATGAAGTCGGCCGGTGTGCCGTGCGTGCCCGGTTCTGGCGGCCCGCTCGGCGACGACATCGTCGCCAACACCAAGATCGCCCGTGAGATCGGCTACCCGGTCATCATCAAGGCGGCCGGCGGCGGCGGTGGCCGCGGCATGCGCGTGGTGCACGCCGAAGCTTCCCTGAAGACCTCCATCGAAACCACCAAGAGCGAGGCCAAGGCCGCGTTCGGCAATGGCGAGGTCTACATGGAGAAGTTCCTGGAGAACCCGCGCCACGTGGAGATCCAGGTGCTGGCCGACGGCCAGGGCAACGCCATCCACCTCGGCGAGCGCGACTGCTCGATGCAGCGTCGTCACCAGAAGGTGGTCGAGGAAGCACCGGCACCGGGCATCACCGCCGAGCAGCGCGAGCAGATCGGCAAGGTGTGCGTGGAAGCCTGCATCCGCATCGGCTACCGCGGCGCCGGCACCTTCGAGTTCCTGTACGAAGACGGCCGCTTCTACTTCATCGAAATGAACACCCGCATCCAGGTGGAGCATCCGGTCACCGAGATGGTCACCGGTATCGATCTGGTCGCCGAACAGCTGAAGATCGCTGCCGGCCAGAAGCTGTCGATCAAGCAGAGCGATGTGGTGCTGACCGGCCATGCGATCGAGTGCCGCATCAACGCCGAAGACGCCGAAACCTTCGTGCCGAGCCCGGGCACCATCACCGGCTTCCACGCACCGGGTGGTCCCGGCGTGCGCGTCGATACCCACATCTACAGTGGCTACCGCGTGCCGTCGAACTACGACTCGATGATCGGCAAGCTGATCGTGCACGGTCCGGACCGCGAGACCGCCATTGCCCGCATGCGGGTGGCGCTGAGCGAGATGGTGGTCGATGGCATCAAGACCAACATCGCCCTGCAGCAGCGGATCATGCGTGACAAGGGCTTCCAGGCCGGTGGCCAGAACATCCATTACCTGGAAAAGCGCCTTGCCGAGCGCAAGAGCAAGCCGATCGCGTTGACCTGA
- the prmA gene encoding 50S ribosomal protein L11 methyltransferase → MPFLELTLRCTEATQPRYENALEDVGALAVTLLDAEADTSNEQAILEPGVGETPLWDTLVLSALFPADSNALLLLAALEAFDPELDWSNGSFRAVEDEDWERAWLDQFQPMDFGSRTWIVPWNHELPEAAQAADAAIVRLDPGLAFGSGTHPTTALCLRWLDQLAVDGQLQGQRVLDFGCGSGILALAALKLGAAQAIGVDNDPQALIATADNAERNGEQARMQVYLPQDEPVATYPIVVANILASALDALAELLAARVASGGRIALSGILHGQEDELLQRYAAWFDDLQATQDGDWMRITGVRRA, encoded by the coding sequence ATGCCGTTCCTGGAACTGACCCTGCGTTGCACCGAAGCCACCCAGCCCCGCTATGAGAATGCGCTGGAGGATGTGGGCGCGCTGGCGGTGACCCTGCTTGATGCCGAAGCCGACACCAGCAACGAACAGGCCATCCTCGAACCCGGCGTGGGCGAGACCCCGCTGTGGGACACCCTGGTGCTCAGCGCGCTGTTCCCGGCCGACAGCAATGCCTTGCTGCTGCTGGCCGCGCTGGAAGCCTTCGATCCGGAGCTGGACTGGAGCAACGGCAGCTTCCGCGCCGTGGAAGACGAAGACTGGGAGCGCGCGTGGCTGGACCAGTTCCAGCCGATGGACTTCGGCAGCCGTACCTGGATCGTGCCGTGGAACCACGAGCTGCCGGAAGCCGCGCAGGCCGCCGACGCCGCCATCGTGCGCCTCGACCCGGGCCTGGCCTTCGGCTCGGGCACCCACCCGACCACCGCGCTGTGCCTGCGCTGGCTGGACCAGTTGGCCGTTGATGGCCAGCTGCAGGGCCAGCGCGTGCTCGACTTCGGCTGTGGCTCGGGCATTCTCGCCCTGGCCGCGCTGAAGCTCGGTGCCGCCCAGGCCATCGGCGTGGACAACGACCCGCAGGCGTTGATCGCCACCGCCGACAATGCCGAACGCAACGGCGAACAGGCACGCATGCAGGTGTACCTGCCGCAGGACGAACCGGTCGCCACCTACCCGATCGTGGTCGCCAACATCCTGGCCTCCGCGCTGGATGCACTGGCCGAACTGCTGGCCGCCCGTGTCGCCAGCGGTGGTCGCATCGCCCTGTCGGGCATCCTGCATGGCCAGGAAGACGAACTGCTGCAGCGCTATGCGGCGTGGTTCGACGACCTGCAGGCCACCCAGGATGGCGACTGGATGCGCATCACCGGCGTACGCCGCGCCTGA
- a CDS encoding DUF3426 domain-containing protein yields MSEPNPPRRPLATFLRTAPGRDATPEATEPREPVPTDAAPVIEDIDPATDIVAATETEPAAAADPIIEPDFTAKPGIVATAADAPSFLGVRPRALPTPRWHWLLVTALALLLLLQSVLADRARLAAEAGTRPWIGALCNVLRCELPAWREPTALTMTSREIRPLPAQPGVLQIQASIRNDARWPQAWPDLRLSLSDADGRVIGTGVFAPAQYLGENPGAAPLEPGQSARIAFRVQEPAASTVAFTFEFL; encoded by the coding sequence ATGTCCGAGCCGAACCCACCGCGCCGTCCCCTGGCCACGTTCCTGCGCACCGCGCCGGGACGCGATGCCACGCCTGAAGCCACCGAACCGCGCGAACCGGTGCCGACCGATGCAGCGCCGGTGATCGAGGACATCGACCCGGCAACGGACATCGTGGCGGCAACCGAAACAGAACCGGCGGCCGCCGCTGATCCAATCATCGAGCCGGACTTCACCGCCAAACCCGGCATCGTTGCCACCGCCGCCGATGCGCCCAGCTTCCTCGGCGTGCGCCCGCGGGCGCTGCCCACCCCTCGCTGGCATTGGCTGCTGGTGACCGCGCTGGCGCTGCTGCTGTTGCTGCAGAGCGTGCTTGCCGATCGTGCACGGCTGGCCGCCGAGGCCGGTACCCGGCCGTGGATCGGCGCGCTGTGCAACGTGCTGCGCTGCGAGCTGCCCGCTTGGCGCGAGCCCACTGCATTGACCATGACCAGCCGTGAAATCCGCCCGTTGCCGGCCCAGCCCGGCGTGCTGCAGATCCAGGCCAGCATCCGCAACGACGCGCGCTGGCCGCAGGCATGGCCGGACCTGCGCCTGTCGCTGTCCGATGCCGATGGTCGTGTGATCGGCACCGGCGTGTTCGCACCAGCGCAGTACCTCGGCGAAAACCCGGGTGCGGCCCCTCTGGAACCGGGCCAGAGCGCACGCATCGCCTTCCGCGTGCAGGAGCCTGCCGCATCCACGGTCGCATTCACCTTCGAGTTCCTTTGA
- the fis gene encoding DNA-binding transcriptional regulator Fis has translation MNAVLSRPDNSRGAARPPLREHVAQSVRRYLRDLDGCDADDVYEIVLREMEIPLFVEVLNHCEGNQSRAAAMLGIHRATLRKKLKEYGISA, from the coding sequence TTGAACGCTGTCCTTTCTCGTCCTGACAACAGTCGTGGCGCTGCCCGGCCACCGCTGCGCGAACATGTGGCCCAGTCCGTGCGCCGTTACCTGCGCGACCTCGATGGCTGCGATGCGGACGATGTCTACGAGATCGTGCTGCGCGAGATGGAGATTCCACTGTTCGTGGAAGTGCTCAACCACTGCGAAGGCAACCAGAGCCGCGCAGCGGCGATGCTGGGCATCCACCGCGCCACCCTGCGCAAGAAGCTGAAGGAATACGGCATCAGCGCGTAA
- a CDS encoding phosphatidate cytidylyltransferase, protein MSFMIDVSGDLAARSVGQQTGLLFAGVGAVLVLATLVSETLRWRQRGQPSAVIANLVSRIRAWWVMAIVVGLALFFGRAGVIVLFAIISLFALREFITLAPTRSGDYYALLAAFYIVLPWQYYLVWIDWYGMYTLLIPVYAFLFLPILATIGGDTTHYLERTSKVQWGLMICVFCISHVPLLLNLRVPGYDPARNVLLFAFLVIVVQSSDVLQYIWGKLLGKHLIAPKLSPSKTVEGFVGGVLCASALGAALWWITPFTPLQAFGLSLLINLMGFWGGLVMSAIKRDRGIKDWGNMIEGHGGMLDRLDSVCFAAPVFFHVVRYYWKAGGG, encoded by the coding sequence ATGAGCTTCATGATCGATGTGTCCGGTGATCTTGCCGCACGCAGTGTGGGCCAGCAGACAGGGCTGCTGTTCGCGGGCGTAGGCGCGGTGCTGGTGCTGGCCACGCTGGTGTCCGAAACCCTGCGCTGGCGCCAGCGTGGACAGCCCAGCGCGGTGATCGCCAACCTGGTCTCGCGCATCCGCGCGTGGTGGGTGATGGCCATCGTGGTCGGGCTGGCGCTGTTCTTCGGGCGCGCCGGAGTGATCGTGCTGTTCGCCATCATCTCGCTGTTCGCACTGCGCGAATTCATCACCCTGGCGCCAACACGATCAGGTGACTACTACGCGTTGCTGGCCGCGTTCTACATCGTGCTGCCGTGGCAGTACTACCTGGTCTGGATCGACTGGTATGGCATGTACACGCTGTTGATCCCGGTGTACGCGTTCCTGTTCCTGCCGATCCTGGCCACCATCGGTGGTGACACCACCCACTACCTGGAGCGCACGTCGAAGGTGCAGTGGGGCTTGATGATCTGCGTGTTCTGCATCTCGCATGTGCCGCTGCTGCTGAACCTGCGCGTGCCGGGCTACGATCCGGCGCGCAACGTGCTGCTGTTCGCCTTCCTGGTGATCGTGGTGCAGTCGTCGGACGTGCTGCAGTACATCTGGGGCAAGCTGCTGGGCAAGCACCTGATCGCGCCGAAGCTGTCGCCGTCGAAGACGGTGGAAGGCTTCGTCGGCGGCGTGCTCTGTGCCAGCGCGTTGGGCGCCGCGCTCTGGTGGATCACCCCGTTCACGCCGCTGCAGGCGTTCGGCCTGTCGCTGCTGATCAATCTGATGGGGTTCTGGGGCGGCCTGGTGATGTCGGCGATCAAGCGCGACCGCGGCATCAAGGACTGGGGCAACATGATCGAGGGCCATGGCGGCATGCTCGATCGGCTGGATTCAGTGTGCTTCGCCGCGCCGGTGTTCTTCCACGTGGTGCGTTACTACTGGAAGGCGGGAGGTGGTTGA
- a CDS encoding lysophospholipid acyltransferase family protein produces MFAELIARACSAAIHVVTGARALWVGCAPSSEHRVYYGNHASHGDFVLIWSSMPPALRRQVRPVAAAEYWQRDGLRRYLIDAVFNGVLVEREAGNRHQDPLQVLRDAVDEGCSLILFPEGTRNIGDEPLLPFKSGIYHLARQRPELEFVPVWIDNLKRVMPKGRFLPLPLLCTATFGTPLRLQADEDKAAFLARSRQALLALAPNGGRA; encoded by the coding sequence ATGTTTGCTGAACTGATCGCCCGCGCCTGCAGCGCGGCCATCCATGTAGTGACCGGCGCACGCGCGCTGTGGGTTGGCTGCGCGCCGTCCAGCGAGCACCGCGTGTACTACGGCAACCATGCCAGTCATGGTGATTTCGTGCTGATCTGGTCGTCGATGCCGCCGGCGCTGCGGCGCCAGGTGCGGCCGGTCGCCGCCGCCGAGTACTGGCAGCGCGACGGTCTGCGTCGTTACCTGATCGACGCGGTATTCAATGGCGTGCTGGTGGAGCGCGAGGCCGGCAACCGCCATCAGGATCCGCTGCAGGTGCTGCGTGACGCGGTGGACGAGGGCTGTTCGTTGATCCTGTTTCCGGAAGGCACGCGCAACATCGGTGATGAGCCGCTGCTGCCGTTCAAGAGCGGTATCTACCACCTCGCCCGGCAACGCCCGGAGCTGGAGTTCGTGCCGGTGTGGATCGACAACCTCAAGCGGGTGATGCCGAAAGGGCGTTTCCTGCCGCTGCCGTTGCTGTGCACGGCAACCTTCGGTACGCCGCTGCGGCTGCAGGCCGATGAGGACAAGGCGGCGTTCCTGGCACGCAGCCGGCAGGCGCTGCTGGCCCTGGCCCCGAACGGAGGCCGTGCATGA
- a CDS encoding phosphatase PAP2/dual specificity phosphatase family protein, translated as MATLAATASSSEARPWRRALLWLALLGPFFFASYGFANWMAGRHAQLPVMAFAWEARIPFVPWTIVPYWSIDLFYAISFFLCRRRLELDRHALRLLSAQVIAVACFLLWPLRFSFERPEIGGVFGWLFDVLLGFDKPFNQAPSLHIVLLIVLWVKFAQYLHGVWRLVLHVWALLIGISVLTTFQHHFIDIPTGLLAGWLCVWLWPEQGTPPLRAWQAAGDPRRWRLAALYVLGAGLLLVPVVMLRGTALWLLWPVVSLLLVSLAYAGLGTAVFQKRADGRLTMAARWLLAPYLGAAWINSRLWTRRAPQPVPVVDAVWLGRLPGAALPAPLVGVVDTCAELSCRAPGAAYASVPMLDLAVPSAAQLRAAADAIERLRGHGPVLVCCALGYSRSAASVATWLLRTGRARDVADAVSIVRGARPSIVLHDVHLQVIAAAAAQETIA; from the coding sequence ATGGCGACGCTGGCGGCAACCGCATCATCCAGCGAGGCGCGCCCCTGGCGGCGCGCCCTGCTGTGGCTGGCCCTGCTCGGTCCATTCTTCTTCGCCAGCTATGGCTTCGCCAACTGGATGGCCGGCCGCCATGCCCAGCTGCCGGTGATGGCATTTGCCTGGGAGGCGCGGATTCCGTTCGTGCCGTGGACGATCGTGCCGTACTGGTCGATCGACCTGTTCTATGCGATCTCGTTCTTCCTGTGCCGGCGCCGGCTGGAGTTGGACCGGCACGCGCTGCGCCTGCTCAGCGCGCAGGTGATCGCGGTGGCGTGCTTCCTGTTGTGGCCGTTGCGCTTCAGCTTCGAACGGCCGGAAATCGGCGGTGTGTTCGGCTGGTTGTTCGACGTGCTGCTGGGCTTCGACAAGCCATTCAACCAGGCGCCGTCGCTGCATATCGTGCTGCTGATCGTGCTGTGGGTGAAGTTCGCGCAGTACCTGCACGGGGTCTGGCGGCTGGTGCTGCATGTGTGGGCGCTGCTGATCGGCATTTCGGTGCTGACCACGTTCCAGCATCACTTCATCGACATTCCCACCGGGCTGCTGGCTGGCTGGTTGTGCGTGTGGCTGTGGCCGGAGCAGGGCACGCCGCCGTTGCGTGCCTGGCAGGCTGCCGGTGACCCGAGGCGTTGGCGGCTGGCCGCGTTGTATGTGTTGGGTGCCGGCCTGCTGCTGGTGCCGGTGGTGATGCTGCGCGGCACCGCATTGTGGCTGCTGTGGCCCGTGGTGTCGTTGCTGCTGGTGTCGCTGGCCTATGCCGGGCTGGGCACAGCGGTGTTCCAGAAGCGCGCCGATGGCCGGTTGACGATGGCCGCGCGCTGGCTGCTGGCACCGTACCTGGGTGCGGCGTGGATCAACTCGCGGTTGTGGACGCGCCGTGCGCCGCAGCCGGTGCCGGTCGTCGACGCTGTCTGGCTGGGGCGCCTGCCAGGTGCCGCACTGCCGGCACCGCTGGTGGGCGTGGTCGACACCTGTGCGGAGCTGTCCTGCCGCGCGCCGGGGGCAGCGTACGCCAGCGTGCCGATGCTGGACCTGGCGGTGCCTTCGGCGGCGCAGCTGCGCGCCGCGGCAGATGCCATTGAACGCCTGCGCGGCCATGGCCCCGTCCTGGTCTGCTGTGCGCTGGGGTACTCACGTAGCGCGGCCAGCGTGGCGACCTGGTTGCTGCGCACCGGCCGTGCGCGCGATGTCGCTGACGCGGTGTCGATCGTGCGTGGCGCGCGGCCGTCGATCGTGCTGCATGACGTTCATCTACAGGTGATCGCGGCCGCTGCCGCGCAGGAGACCATTGCATGA
- a CDS encoding bifunctional alpha/beta hydrolase/class I SAM-dependent methyltransferase translates to MRQAQEREFHSFDQVPLFYRYWPSTTATTPAKAIVLLHRGHEHSGRVTHLVDELDLPDTAFFAWDARGNGRSPGTRGDAPGFPALVRDLDSFIAHLSAEHGIAVEDIVVIAQSVGAVVAATWVHDYAPRLRALVMASPAFKVKLYVPFARAGLALMQKLRGNFFVNSYVKPQWLTHDPARVESYRTDPLITRPISVRVLLGLYEAADRIVADAQAISVPVQLLVSGSDFVVHRGPQDRFYERLSSPIKERVHLPGFFHDTLGERDRAPALARIRSFIQARFAEPLQELSRRDAHRHGPTFEESEILSWPPERNSLADLRWRVVRGGLRFGGTLSEGIALGLQTGFDSGSTLDYIYRDEARGKGPLGRMVDRNYLDAIGWRGIRVRGKHLQELLRDAAQRLRGQGAPVRVLDVAAGHGRYVLEALGQGEQRADRIVLRDFSDLNVTQGKALIERLGAADIARFEQGDAFDPAQLAAVEPAPTLAVVSGLYELFPDNDAVLRSLQGIAATVPVGGYLAYTGQPWHPQLEFIARALTSHRGGAAWVMRRRTQHEMDELVRLAGFQKVAQRIDDFGIFTVSLARRIA, encoded by the coding sequence ATGCGTCAGGCGCAGGAACGGGAATTCCACAGCTTCGACCAGGTGCCGCTGTTCTACCGGTACTGGCCGAGCACCACGGCAACCACGCCGGCCAAGGCCATCGTGCTGCTGCATCGCGGCCATGAACACTCCGGCCGGGTCACCCATCTGGTCGACGAGCTGGACCTGCCCGACACCGCGTTCTTCGCGTGGGATGCGCGCGGCAATGGTCGCTCGCCCGGCACGCGCGGCGACGCACCGGGCTTCCCGGCGCTGGTGCGCGACCTGGACAGCTTCATCGCCCACCTCAGTGCCGAGCATGGCATCGCGGTGGAGGACATCGTGGTGATCGCGCAGAGCGTGGGCGCGGTGGTTGCCGCCACCTGGGTGCATGACTATGCGCCGCGGCTGCGCGCGCTGGTGATGGCTTCGCCGGCATTCAAGGTGAAGCTGTACGTGCCGTTCGCACGCGCTGGACTGGCGCTGATGCAGAAACTGCGCGGCAACTTCTTCGTCAACAGCTACGTCAAGCCGCAGTGGCTGACCCACGACCCGGCACGGGTGGAAAGCTACCGCACCGATCCGCTGATCACCCGGCCGATCTCGGTGCGCGTGCTGCTGGGCCTGTACGAAGCGGCCGACCGCATCGTGGCCGACGCGCAGGCGATCAGCGTGCCGGTGCAGTTGCTGGTATCGGGCTCGGACTTCGTGGTGCACCGTGGCCCGCAGGACCGCTTCTACGAACGCCTGTCCAGCCCGATCAAGGAGCGCGTGCACCTGCCGGGCTTCTTCCACGACACCCTCGGCGAGCGCGACCGTGCGCCGGCGCTGGCGCGTATCCGCAGCTTCATCCAGGCACGCTTTGCCGAACCGCTGCAGGAGCTGTCGCGGCGCGATGCGCATCGGCATGGCCCGACCTTCGAGGAATCGGAGATCCTGTCGTGGCCACCGGAGCGCAACAGCCTGGCCGACCTGCGTTGGCGCGTGGTGCGCGGTGGCCTGCGTTTCGGCGGCACGCTGTCGGAGGGCATCGCGCTGGGCCTGCAGACCGGTTTCGATTCGGGCAGCACGCTGGACTACATCTACCGTGATGAGGCGCGGGGCAAGGGCCCGCTGGGCCGGATGGTCGACCGCAACTATCTGGATGCGATCGGTTGGCGCGGCATCCGCGTGCGCGGCAAGCACCTGCAGGAACTGCTGCGCGATGCCGCCCAGCGACTGCGCGGGCAGGGCGCGCCGGTGCGCGTACTGGACGTGGCGGCCGGCCATGGCCGTTACGTGCTGGAAGCACTCGGCCAGGGCGAACAGCGTGCCGACCGTATCGTGCTGCGCGATTTCAGCGATCTGAACGTAACGCAGGGCAAAGCCTTGATCGAGCGCCTCGGCGCGGCCGACATCGCCCGCTTCGAACAGGGCGATGCGTTCGATCCGGCGCAGCTGGCAGCAGTGGAACCGGCGCCGACGCTGGCGGTGGTGTCCGGCCTGTACGAACTGTTCCCGGACAACGATGCGGTGCTGCGTTCGCTGCAGGGCATCGCTGCGACGGTGCCGGTGGGCGGTTACCTGGCCTATACCGGGCAGCCGTGGCATCCGCAGCTGGAGTTCATCGCGCGTGCGTTGACCAGCCATCGTGGTGGCGCGGCGTGGGTGATGCGCCGCCGTACCCAGCACGAGATGGACGAACTGGTGCGCCTGGCCGGCTTCCAGAAGGTGGCCCAGCGCATCGATGACTTCGGCATCTTCACCGTATCGCTGGCACGACGGATCGCGTGA
- a CDS encoding CDP-alcohol phosphatidyltransferase family protein encodes MSIYALKGRFQDLLRPAVHGLYRMGITANTVTVAAAVVSLLVAAAVWCCAPTQPLLYLALPLWMLLRMALNAVDGMLAREFGQQSRLGAYLNELCDVIADAALYLSLLSVPGVRPEALWLLAWAAALSEYAGVLGLMVGASRRYDGPMGKSDRAFVIGVLGLLLAFGWAGATVVSAVAALAALLCGMTVVRRVRQGLKEAAAISQR; translated from the coding sequence GTGTCGATCTATGCATTGAAAGGACGTTTCCAGGACCTGCTGCGTCCGGCCGTACACGGCCTGTACCGCATGGGGATCACCGCCAACACGGTGACCGTGGCTGCGGCCGTGGTCTCGCTGCTGGTGGCCGCTGCGGTGTGGTGCTGCGCTCCCACCCAGCCGCTGCTGTATCTGGCCCTGCCGCTGTGGATGCTGCTGCGCATGGCCCTCAACGCCGTCGACGGCATGCTGGCCCGCGAATTCGGCCAGCAATCGCGGCTGGGCGCCTATCTGAACGAGTTGTGCGATGTGATCGCCGACGCGGCGCTGTACCTGAGCCTGCTCAGCGTACCGGGCGTGCGCCCCGAGGCACTGTGGCTGCTGGCCTGGGCCGCCGCGCTGAGCGAGTACGCCGGCGTGCTGGGCCTGATGGTCGGCGCCAGCCGCCGCTATGACGGCCCGATGGGCAAGAGCGACCGTGCGTTCGTGATCGGCGTGCTGGGCCTGCTGCTGGCGTTTGGCTGGGCAGGCGCGACCGTGGTCAGCGCGGTCGCCGCACTGGCCGCACTGCTGTGTGGGATGACGGTGGTCCGTCGCGTACGCCAGGGATTGAAGGAAGCCGCGGCGATATCGCAGCGGTAA